The Methanobacterium sp. sequence TTGAATTTACAGTTAGGGGGCTGCCAGTTAACAGGCTCCAGATTATAATCCTGATGGACTAAAAATGAACCGTCCGTTTTGATAATTATTGTCCTGTCTCCAGATCCTAGCCTGCTTGTAGCCCTGCCCCTGTACTTTATCCTGCAGCAGGCCACTATTATTATAAATGCCCTTTTAAAAATTGCTTCGTTTATAAAATCAAAAACTTCTTCCATTTTAGGATTTTCATCTAACTTAATTATCATTAAACATCCTCAAATTATTAAAAAAAGGTAAACACCATTTTAAAACTAATATTACATTTTCAAACTATAAAAATATAATTATAAACGAAAATAGAGAACTGTTTAATGATTTAAAGTACAATTAACATAAAAATATTTATTATAATATTAAATTTAAACTCGTATGTCCAGAGTATTGTGCAAAATATTCTTATTTAAATTATTATGTAATTTTTTGATTAAATAAATGGAATTTCAACCTAAATTAACCAGTATGGAAAAATTTTTTATTTTTCCGATTGAAAAAAACAAAGCTTGCAAAAACTATGTTTTTGCAGCCGCAAAACGAAGCTTAAGAAAATGTGCAACATTTTCTTTTGCCGGAGGAAATTTATTTCCTCGGCCGCAAAAACCTCTGGTTTTTGCAGGCATCAAAAACTTTGTTTTTGATAGCTAACAAACACGATGTGTTTGAGTGCCGTACGAAACGAAGCTTGCAAAAAACAAGGTTTTTGCTGCTCGAAAATCGTAGATTTTCGATAGTTTCTTGGCTCCGAGACAAAGCTTGCGAAACTGTCAAAAACCTTCGATTTTTGAAGACCGTCGGTTTTGTGAACATGAACGAATTTAAAATAAGAAACTTTTATCCAGTAATTTAAAAGGTTAAATTAAAATTAAATCACTTTGAAGTGATTTTATTTATTGCCCTTTTCAAAGCAGATTCAAATTCATGAGATTCTCCATTTGAGGCATCTAAAGCTCCTTTAAGATAGGGAAGTGATTTTTTATCTCCTATGGTTCCAAGGGCATTTGCCGCATTTACCCTTACAAGATAACTTTCATCTCCAAGAGAGCTGACCAGATATTCTACAGATGCATCACCAATTTTACCTAATGACAGCACAGCACAGGATCTTAAAATGTAATCATTTTCTTTTAAAATTCCTTTTAACGGTTCAAGAGCGCGATAATCGCCCAAATTTCCAAGTGCATCCACCACTTCACATTTAACATTTAAAGACCCATCATTTAATGCATTAATGATTGGTTCAACTGCGCGCCGGTCCCCGATTACACCTAAAGCTAGTGCTGCTGTTTCCCTCACGTGCCAATGTTCATCCTTTAAGACATTGATTAAAGGTTCAACCGCCTGCCTGTCCCCAATTCTACCAAGCGATAAAACTGCAGCTTTACGAATAGGCCAGTATTCATCATTCAGGAGATTAATTAAAGGTTCAACCGCTTCTTTTGCATCTATATCTCCCAGAATATATGCTGATTTTTCCCGAATTCGTTTATCTTCGGTTATATCTAATGCTTTTACAAGGCCATTTATATCCTTTTTGTCCCTCATCTTTTCCAGATCTGAGATAGAAATCATTGTGATCATCATATCCATAATTTTATCACATATCTATTTAATGTCATTAATATCTATTGACCATATAATTTTTATAAATGTTTACTAGCTTAGATCATACCATTAATCATTTTTGAATGCACCATATCCCAAATAATGCCCAGATAATTCAAACAATACGTTTTTTTGTCAAAAACAGTCTTTTATAATTCTTTTAATTCTAATAAACAATTAGTGTTACATTATAACAATTAAAGTGCATCATCATGTGCTATAATTTATAGCTACTATTTAATTTATACTTAAAAATTAGCTTAAATCATCCCCCAAATATAATTTCAAGACATTCATAGCCGTTTAAATAAATATTTAGGTTAATAGACATAAAAACCATAATTATTAGAATTATTTTTATTAGTTTTATTTATATCCAACTAATTATATTAATTATTCCCTAAGGAATTATAATAGTTCTCCTTCCAAACACCTTTAATTTTATATCTAAATTGTAGTTACACGAAATTATTATTAGTTATGAAAAACATAAAAAAAGATACGAAATTATGCAGAGGTGGTTGCAATTAAAGGAAAAATACTATTTTTAGTTAGCGCATTAGTTATTACAAGTATTACTGTAGCTGCTTATCCAGTAATATCTGCTAATTCCCAATTAGGACAGCCAAACCAGTCAAATTTAGGAAATCCCGCAAATAATAATCACAAGATCAGTTCAATAAATAAAATATCAAACAGGGTTTTACATCACTCAAATCTTAATGTTAAATCATCAACCCCGAAAAAGTATACAAATCATAAAGTCAAGTCATCTAAATCACGTTCAATTGCGCAGAAGTACATAAAAGAACATAATGCAGTAGCAGGTAAACCTGAACGATACAAAATAGGTGGGAAATGCACAGATGTTGTTCCTGTTTTATTGAAGGGTAAACGGGTAGGAGAAATAAATATAGACCCTAAAACCGGCAAAAATGTGGGCGGTGCAGGAGGAGCACCTTAATTTACTTTTTTTAAGTACATATCAATTAATTCAGTAAATTACTCCTTTTAAACTCTGTAAAACACTTTATCATGAGACATGGAGTAAAATATGTCCAATATATTTAATAATAGAATGTAAATATTTATGTTCCAAAAAAGATAAAGTAATAGATGAGGTGATTATGCTTGGCAGAAGTATTAGTACCTGTAACTTTTAGTCGAGAAATAGAAGGGAAAATAAGTGATTTAGTCATACCTGAAGAGTTTGTCAAGGATTTCCGTTTTATAAGTGATACTGAACTTATAGTTGTTATACGAGTCCTAGGCTCAGATATAGAAAAGCCCCTAAATTTCTTTGAAAGCAGCAAAGGAGATAAATTCACCATAAAAACCATAGAAAATAATGGAAAGCAAATATATGATGAATTCACATTAATTGATATGGAATCAAACGAAGGCCCATATCCCACTGCAGATATAGATATAGAACCTCAAGAGATTAAACTAATACTAGAATTTGAAAAAAAATGACCAAATAATTATTATTTTAAATTAATTTTTATTCTCATTTTACTAATTAATCAAAATATTACTTACTTAAAATAAAAGCATTATAATGCCTATCTTTCTCTTTTTACACGCTCTCTGGCCTTTAAAATTAAAAATATTATTACTCCAATTACAATTGCAGCAATAATGCCCCATATCAACGCGACTCCTATAATAAGTATTGTATTAATAACTGCATTTACAAAGCCCATTATTGCATTAACTAACGTAGATATTATATCCATGTATTATTATTTTGTTTTTAATTGGATATAAATTTAGAGATTTTTAAAAACTGATTTACTGTTATTTAGTTAACCTTCAAAGTGTACAAGTACAAACAGCAATTTAGATAGTGATCCCGTTTGAAATTGGTAAAAATATAAATAAAAGTTAGAGCATAGTTATTACTTAAATTAAATAATTTAATAATTTTTAATGTAATGGTGGACCATTAAGTGAAGCTGTTAAAAAAGACATTAACATTAATACTTATCCTGCTGGCAGTATTTGTGACTTATGAATCCTTTTTTATAGATAATACTCCTTTAAATTATTTTTCTTCTAAATCGGCCAGTTCAACAGTTTATGTTGAAAATGGAGTTTCAGGCATAGTAGCTATAACTGATCCATCAATTCACAAAACAGTATGGTTTAATATTAGTTTTTATCCTTTAGAAACTGGTTCTGGAGTTATTGTAAGTAAAAATGGATATATTATAACTGCATTTCATGTTATAGGTGATCCAGAGTCCAATACCATCAATGTGCTTAAAACAATGAGTGATGATGATATCAAGACGTATGTGGAGCAGGCGGCAGTATCTACCTATTTATCAAATTATAACCCCCAGTTAGGCGCGGAATTATCTGGAAATAATATGGTCAGTCAAAGTAATTTAAGCTCCAATACACGTGCAACTACAGATCTGTTGATTCAAAACAATTTAATTAGCGTAAAATATTATAAGCAGGTCATTAAAGTTAAATTTCCATCTTCTACAGGAATTAAACCACTAAATGCTCAGCTGGTTGATGTTGGAAATTCAGGCAGCGATAATGATGTTGCCCTCCTGAAAGTTAACCCTGCAGGCAGAAATTTACCTGCATTAAAAATCAGTTCCCATGATCCAAAGAATGGAGAAAACATCCGCATATATGGTTATCCCGCAGACAGTAATGTGACACAATCTCAGTTATCAGTAAACCCTTCCACAACCACAGGCAGCCTTGTATCAGAAGTACGTAATTCACACGATATACTCTACTACAAAACAAATGCATCTACATTCCCAGGTTATAGCGGAGGTCCTGTTTTAAATAGTAAAAATGAATTAATAGGTATTTTAATATATGGAGTGCAGTCAAAAGGAAGTTTTTTACGGGAAATAAAATCAAGATATGGCTTATTTTTATCTTCAAACTATATAATACAGATATGCATGAAAAATGAAGTTCCCATAGATATCGCATAACAGGATATCCTGTAGATCTACTAAAAAAATTCCAAGTAGATCTACATAATATTATTCTAAAGTAAGTAAATCTATCTTATTAATTAACTGCTCATTTTTAACTTTAAATACTTCAAATGCTTTTTTATTCCGGTTGTTGTATTCTACAAGGGATTTCGATATACCGCCTGAAAGTTCTTCATAATCAGTTTTAAAGTCTACAAGCAGCTTTTCCAGCTTTTCCAATTCCATTACTTCCTGACATTTAGGGTTAAAAAGCCTGGCTGTTTTAAATCGATGGTTACCCATTAAACTAACCCCTCCTTCTAATTTAAGTGCAGGACCATATAATTCCTGTAGTTTATCCGATTTTTCCAACAATTCTTTTAAAGCCCTTACTTCATTTAACTTGGAATCTACTAATTTAACAAGATTAGATTCCATTTTAGGTCCTACGTTTCCTTTGTTTTTTATACCCTCTTTACTCTCCATATTTACCAGTCCTCCATTTATATTCCTTATTTTCCAATAAGCTTAAACTTCACAACTGAATCTAGAGCATATGCCCAACTTAGAGCATTATATAAATATTAACTGGATGTTAGAGTTCTTAATCAAACTAAACCTCTCTTATTAAGATTAATGATTTCATATACTTGCGTGCATATCCTAATTTTAAATCAGGTATTTCAAATATTTGACTCCCCACCATATCGATGTAAATTGGTATTCCAAACTTAATATGGAATTCGTGATAGTGACTCATAATAACATTATGTAATATTAGGAATGATTCTAATATAAAAGATTTTCTGTCAGATATAAACTTAAAAACGCATTTAGAAGACCAGTATTCCCAACTACCAACATACCAGTACAACTACTACAACATGCAAATTAATAATAAAAACCGCCCCCTGAGCAGCGAATTTGAAAGACTGCACAAAAATTAATTTAAACATCTTGATTTGAAAATTATTACTTTCAAACAGATAAATAAAATAAATTAGCGCCCAGCGCGAATTTGGAGCAGTTTACAGTTAATAAAAATGATTGATTAAACCAGGACTGCATAGCACATATAAAGATGCCCTGAAAAAATAATTTTTCATCTTAAATAATTTAATAAAATTTTATAACAACTGCAGTACAAAAAAGATTAATATTTCATTAATTCACAGTTTTAATTCGCTTTTATACCTCTTTAAATTCAAAAAAACGCATAATAATTATGTTTTCATGAAAAAATTAAATCAAAAAAAATATATGCTCAAAAATACCATAATCACGTGTCAATAACTCCAAACTGGTGTTAATATGACATCTGAAAAAATGGGAGGCAGTATAATGAAGCGACTTTCGTTGCTTTTAGTGCTCCTTATTACATGTGGAGCACTCTTTAATGTAAATACAATATATGCCACCACAGAAAATTCACAGATACCACCCAACTACGATGACACAAATCTTGTTCTTAACAATACAACAGATGCACAATCTAACGTGACTATTCAAAATACAACAGGACCTGCACAAAAAAATGCAACAGAACCTGTTAATAACACTACAGTGACGAACCAGTCCATGACTCCAAATTCAACAAGTTCCATCCAAAACAGTGGATTAACTCTTAAAAGCCTTAGCGCGACAAGCATCAAAGATTCTACCGACACCACAGGAGATAAATATAAAAATATTAGCGCAATTTGGCTAAACGCCGAAGACGCAGCTAATTTAAATGTAACTAAAATTAAAAACACCGGAATTACAGATATATTCGTTAAGTGTAATATTTATTCCAGCACTTACCAGAACACCCTGAAAAATATTGTATCCATGTTCAAAAACAGCGGAGTACGGATAAATGCATGGGTAACATGCTTTTTAGATGCAAACAGCAAATGGATCAACCCTGCAGGGACAACCTACACATACACTGTAAAAGTGACCAAAAAAGTTCCAGTAAAGACTCATTATAAATACTGGTACAAATCATGGTACAAATACAGGGGACACTGGTACTACAAA is a genomic window containing:
- a CDS encoding serine protease produces the protein MKLLKKTLTLILILLAVFVTYESFFIDNTPLNYFSSKSASSTVYVENGVSGIVAITDPSIHKTVWFNISFYPLETGSGVIVSKNGYIITAFHVIGDPESNTINVLKTMSDDDIKTYVEQAAVSTYLSNYNPQLGAELSGNNMVSQSNLSSNTRATTDLLIQNNLISVKYYKQVIKVKFPSSTGIKPLNAQLVDVGNSGSDNDVALLKVNPAGRNLPALKISSHDPKNGENIRIYGYPADSNVTQSQLSVNPSTTTGSLVSEVRNSHDILYYKTNASTFPGYSGGPVLNSKNELIGILIYGVQSKGSFLREIKSRYGLFLSSNYIIQICMKNEVPIDIA
- a CDS encoding HEAT repeat domain-containing protein — protein: MDMMITMISISDLEKMRDKKDINGLVKALDITEDKRIREKSAYILGDIDAKEAVEPLINLLNDEYWPIRKAAVLSLGRIGDRQAVEPLINVLKDEHWHVRETAALALGVIGDRRAVEPIINALNDGSLNVKCEVVDALGNLGDYRALEPLKGILKENDYILRSCAVLSLGKIGDASVEYLVSSLGDESYLVRVNAANALGTIGDKKSLPYLKGALDASNGESHEFESALKRAINKITSK